The nucleotide sequence GCGGTAGCCGCCGTCCGTCCCGTTGCTGCTCACGTTGGCCATCCAGCCGTTGCCGAACGTCGTCCAGCCCTTGTCGGGGTGGTCGTAGTACCAGCGGACGCGCACCTTGTACGGGGCGAAGCCCTTGGGCGCGAAGATGCGGAAGAAGTAGTAGGGCTTGTCGCCCGGCTGCATCAGGTAGTCCGGGCCGAACCACGTCCACGGCTTGAACCAGACGGAGTCGTCCACCGTGGACAGGTGGTACACGCCCGGGCTGACCCGATCCACCTTGTGGTAGATGCCCGCGAACTGCACGGCCACCGGCAGCGGCGGAATCACGCCCACCAGGTACAGCAGCAGCAGCACGCCCTGCACGCCGAAGCCGGGAACGGCCACGTTGCGGACGAGGAACTCCACGTCCGGACGCCAGCGCTCAATCAGGCGCATCAGCCCGAAGACGCTCGCGCTGCCCAGGGCCACCGCCAGCAGGAACACCCAGAAGCCCATGCGGCCGATGAGCACCGGCAGCAGGCACGCGAAGTACATCGTCACGCACAGGCTGAGCAGCACCACGCGGATGACGGGGCCCACCTGCCGGAAGCGCGGCAATTCGTTGGCCACCAGCAGCGCGAACAGGCCCACCACGAACAGGTAGGGCGTGAAGCCCGACGTGCTCTTGAAGAGCAGCAGCATGAAGACGCTGAGCAGGCTTCCGAAGAAGAAGTGCACCGCGTCCTCGCGCCAGCGCCACACCTTCGCCAGCAGCTTCGGCGGCTCCGTGCCCTCCGGGAAGCGCTGCTCCAGCAACAGCAGCGAGGACAGGATGACGAGGTACGCGAAGCTCTGCACCAGCGTCAGCGTGTCGTCGATGCGGCTGAGCGAGACGACGTCGTAGATGAAGCCGCCGAAGAAGAAGGCGGCCATCTCCCACTTCTCATGGCGGGTGCGGAAGTCCTGCACCTTCTCCATGAGGGTGGGCGTCTTCGCCGTGGCCACCAGGTCGTCCGGGTCCACCGCCACTCCGGGCGCGGTGGCCGGCAGCGCGGTGTCCTTCAGCGCGACGGCGGCATTCGTATCAGCGGCGGGGAGGACGTTTCCGGATACGGCCGGGGTAGCCGGCGCATCGACGGTGTCGTCCTGCTTCTCGGGAGTGTTGGGCTGTGTTGCGGTGACCACGGCGGTTCCTCGGGGCAGCGGCCGCCCATCCTAGCCGCTCCAGGGGGAGGCGGTCTTCCCCCCTCCCCCCGAGGCCCGCGCCCCGAATCAGGCTGGGGACTTGCCGGAGACCAGGTCCGCCAGCTCACCGCGCTCGGCCAGGTCCGTCAGGATGTCGGAGCCGCCGACGAACTGCCCGTTGATGAAGACCTGCGGAATGGTGGGCCAGTTCGTGAAGTCCTTGATGCCCTGGCGAATCTCGGGGTCCGCCAGCACGTCCACGGTGTGGACCTCGCCGTAGGGCTGGAGCAATTGCAGGGCGCGCGCGGAGAAGCCGCACTGCGGGAACAGGGCGTTGCCCTTCATGAAGAGGACGATTTTGTGCGACTGGGTTTCCTTCTCCAGCCGTGTCTTGAGCTCAGGGGTCATCGAAGCAGCTCCTTCTAGCGCTGCCCGAGCTTCTGCCACTGCTCGGGCGAATAGGTCTTGAGTGCGAGGGCGTGCAGCTCGCCCGACTTCAGCCACTGCTGCAGGGGGGCGTACACCAGCTGGTGCTGCTGCACCATGGGCTTGCCCACGAAGGCCGGGCTCACCACCCGGGCCTCGAAGTGGTCTCCCGTCCCGGTGGTATCTCTAACCTCCACCTCGGAGTCCGGCAGGGCTTCCAGGATACGGGTACGGACAAAATCGGCGTCGAGCATCAGTTCATCCCCCTTCCCATCACCAGCATGGCCGGGTCCACGCCCATGCCACGCAACGTGGTCTCCCACAGCTTTCCAGGCTCCAGGCCCAGCACCGCCTCGGCGGTTGCCTCCGCGAAGAGCCAGGAGCCAGCGGCAATCTCGCTCTCCAGCTGCTTGGGACCCCAGCCCGCGTAGCCCAGGCAGAAGCGCAGGCGCGGCGAGGGGTTCTCCAGCAGCGGGCCCAGCGCGTCCAGCGTCACGCTCAGGAAGAGGCCGGGCATCACCGGGTGCTTCTCCAGGAGCTCCGTGGCGTCATGGAGGACGAAGCCGCGCTGCGGCTCCACCGGGCCTCCCACGAAGACGGGCTGCCCTTCGCGCTCCTTGGAGATGCCCAGATTCTGCCCGCGCGCCAGCTCACCGAGCGTCAGGGGCGCCCCCCGGTTCACGACGAGCCCCATGGAGCCCGTCTCCCCGTGCTCGATCATCAGGATGACCGACCGGTAGAAGTTCGGGTCCCCAAGCTGGGGCATGGCCAGCAGGAGTCCGGGAGCAAGGTTCTTCACAGGGGGAGCATCAACCGTTCGCGGGGACGGCGCAACCGGAACCCGAGCCTCGGTTCCCGGTCCGTCCATCCCCGCGACATGCTGGCACTGTCAGTGCCAGCTCGTGTGCTTGGACTGGAGCGCCTCGGCCAGCTTCTCCGGGTTGAGGGGCTTGCCGATGAAGAGGTCCGCGCCCAGGCCCTTGCACTTGCGCGCCATGGCCGCGTCGCTCATCGCGCTCACGCCGATGAGCACCGCCTGCGGGAAGCGCTCGCGGAGCTTGGACATCAGCGTGGCCCCGCTGCGGCCGGGCAGGAAGACGTCGACGACGGCGGCGTCCATGCGCTTGTTGCGCACGGCGAACTCCGCCTCCTCCGCGCTCCCCACCGGCAGCGGCTCGTAGCCCCAGCCCGCAATCATCTCCACGAGGATCTCCCGGTGCGTCGGGTCATCCTCCACGACGAGAACGGCGCCACGGACCGGCTCCAGCTTCAGCTCGTCACTGCGCTCCGTGCGCTCGCTGGAGTCGTGTCCGGTGGAGATGGGCAACTCTTCGACGTTGGGCAGGGACATGAGTGCACCGGTGGGCAAAAGGTTTCCGTGTGATGGAAACCCACCTCCCAACGTTGGGAATTCCTCGGACAGAGGTGCTTCTCCCACCCCTGAAGTGCACCTCAGGCGGCCCGGCGCGGCGTCGCTGAGAGCGCCTGGGAAGCGAGCGAGGCACCGAGCACCAGCAGCACCAGCAGCGCCCACGCGGGAAGCACCACGCGCCCGCCGCCCTCGTAGATGAGGGCCGCGTAGCTGGTGCCCAGGTAGCGGCCCAGGGACATGGGCTCCATGCGGGCGATGCCGAAGAAGCTCACGGTGGACTCGGTGAGGATGGCGGCGGGCAGGCGACTGAGGAACACCGCCAGCGCGAACGGGCGCAGGGCGGGCCACAGGTGGACGCGCAGGAGGTGGGCCCCTCCCCCGCCGAGCGCCCGGGCGGCGGCGACGTACTCCTGTGACTCCAGGGTGAACAGCCGGTTGCGGAACATGCGCGCCGGTCCTGCCCAGCCCACGAGCGCGAGGGAGGCGACCATCAGTCCGAAGGGGCCGAACCCTCCGCCCTGCCCCGCGTCCGCCAGCGACTGGCCCGCGAGCTGGAGGACCATGACCACCAGCACATCGGGGAGCGCGAAGACAGCGTCCACTCCGCGCAGCAGCGCCTGCTCCACCGCGCCGCCAGACAGGCGCGCCACGGCGGCCACGGCCAGGCCGATGAACGTGGACAGCGCTCCCGCGGCGAGGCCCACGGCGAGGGACACCCAGAGCCCGCCGAAGGCCAGCTCGCACACGGTGCGGTCCGGGCGCGTGGGGTCCATGCCCAGCGGGCAGGTGCTGGCGAGCGCCTCCGGGAAGAGGCGGCCCGCCACGAGGCTGAGCACGCCCAGCCCCACCAGCAGCGTCAGGCCGAAGATGGCGCGCGGGGGAACGCGGCTCATGTCGTGGCCTCACGGGAGCGAGAGGCTGGCAGGCAGAGCCGACCTACCCCAGAGCCGAGCACGCCTGCCGGTTGCGACACGAGGAAGAAGCTCATGCCGTGGCCTCCCGGGAGCGAGGATCCAGCGCGTAGCGCAGCGCTTCCACCGCCAGGCTCACCAGCACGAGCAGCGACGCGAAGGTGGTGGTGGCCACCACGACCACGGCCACCTGCTTGTTGAGCACCGCGAGCACGTAGAGCTGGCCGAAGTACGGCAGGCCGAAGACACGCTCCGCGGCGAACGAGCCGGCCAGCAGCGACGTGGCCACCGGCCCCACGGCGTCCAGGAGCGCGGGCCACACATTCGGCAGCACGTGGCGGCGCAGCACCGTGCCGCGGGACAGGCCCTTGCCCAGCGCTGTGCGCACGTAGTCGCGAGACAGCTCCGTCTCCAGCGAGTCTCCCACCAGCGTGCCCAGGAAGATGCCGGGCCACACCGAGGTGACGAGCGCCGCGCACAGCTCCGGCAGCATGTGCCCGCGCTCCACCACCGCCGGTGCCAGCAACAGCGCGGGAATGAAGACAGGTGTGCCAAAGGCCACCGCCGGCACCGCGTCGCCCAGCGCCGCCCAGCGGCCCCGGCGCCACGTCGTACGCAGCAGCGCGAAGCCCAGCGCCCACGCCAGCGCGAGCGGTAGCGCCATCAGCCCCACACCCACGCTGCCGGAGAGCTTCAGCAGCAGCTCATCGCCGGTGATGCCCTGCGCGCTGGTGCCCAGCCGCTCGCCGCGAAAGAGCTTCTCCCACGGCCGCAGGAAGCCCAGCGGCTCGCCGATGCCCAGGTCCCGCTGGTACGACGCGGCCAGCTCCTTGGAGACCTGGCGCTTGGCGTCCGTCTCCGTGGTGAGTGGCAGCGCGG is from Pyxidicoccus trucidator and encodes:
- a CDS encoding DUF2914 domain-containing protein, with protein sequence MVTATQPNTPEKQDDTVDAPATPAVSGNVLPAADTNAAVALKDTALPATAPGVAVDPDDLVATAKTPTLMEKVQDFRTRHEKWEMAAFFFGGFIYDVVSLSRIDDTLTLVQSFAYLVILSSLLLLEQRFPEGTEPPKLLAKVWRWREDAVHFFFGSLLSVFMLLLFKSTSGFTPYLFVVGLFALLVANELPRFRQVGPVIRVVLLSLCVTMYFACLLPVLIGRMGFWVFLLAVALGSASVFGLMRLIERWRPDVEFLVRNVAVPGFGVQGVLLLLYLVGVIPPLPVAVQFAGIYHKVDRVSPGVYHLSTVDDSVWFKPWTWFGPDYLMQPGDKPYYFFRIFAPKGFAPYKVRVRWYYDHPDKGWTTFGNGWMANVSSNGTDGGYRSFATTSNLKPGDWRVLLETEDGHEIHRINFSVGPDARTEPRQFAVAVSTLKEVAPLSLEEWEKTRKTAASKPGEAPKPGAPGAVGTEPGETAPQAEGTAP
- a CDS encoding ABC transporter permease subunit; this translates as MSRVPPRAIFGLTLLVGLGVLSLVAGRLFPEALASTCPLGMDPTRPDRTVCELAFGGLWVSLAVGLAAGALSTFIGLAVAAVARLSGGAVEQALLRGVDAVFALPDVLVVMVLQLAGQSLADAGQGGGFGPFGLMVASLALVGWAGPARMFRNRLFTLESQEYVAAARALGGGGAHLLRVHLWPALRPFALAVFLSRLPAAILTESTVSFFGIARMEPMSLGRYLGTSYAALIYEGGGRVVLPAWALLVLLVLGASLASQALSATPRRAA
- a CDS encoding ABC transporter permease subunit produces the protein MRVVTQRLARQLILVPVVAVASYFLMAALPLTTETDAKRQVSKELAASYQRDLGIGEPLGFLRPWEKLFRGERLGTSAQGITGDELLLKLSGSVGVGLMALPLALAWALGFALLRTTWRRGRWAALGDAVPAVAFGTPVFIPALLLAPAVVERGHMLPELCAALVTSVWPGIFLGTLVGDSLETELSRDYVRTALGKGLSRGTVLRRHVLPNVWPALLDAVGPVATSLLAGSFAAERVFGLPYFGQLYVLAVLNKQVAVVVVATTTFASLLVLVSLAVEALRYALDPRSREATA
- a CDS encoding response regulator; its protein translation is MSLPNVEELPISTGHDSSERTERSDELKLEPVRGAVLVVEDDPTHREILVEMIAGWGYEPLPVGSAEEAEFAVRNKRMDAAVVDVFLPGRSGATLMSKLRERFPQAVLIGVSAMSDAAMARKCKGLGADLFIGKPLNPEKLAEALQSKHTSWH
- a CDS encoding YqgE/AlgH family protein, producing the protein MKNLAPGLLLAMPQLGDPNFYRSVILMIEHGETGSMGLVVNRGAPLTLGELARGQNLGISKEREGQPVFVGGPVEPQRGFVLHDATELLEKHPVMPGLFLSVTLDALGPLLENPSPRLRFCLGYAGWGPKQLESEIAAGSWLFAEATAEAVLGLEPGKLWETTLRGMGVDPAMLVMGRGMN
- a CDS encoding BolA family protein; the protein is MLDADFVRTRILEALPDSEVEVRDTTGTGDHFEARVVSPAFVGKPMVQQHQLVYAPLQQWLKSGELHALALKTYSPEQWQKLGQR
- the grxD gene encoding Grx4 family monothiol glutaredoxin; translation: MTPELKTRLEKETQSHKIVLFMKGNALFPQCGFSARALQLLQPYGEVHTVDVLADPEIRQGIKDFTNWPTIPQVFINGQFVGGSDILTDLAERGELADLVSGKSPA